From one Catenuloplanes nepalensis genomic stretch:
- a CDS encoding AIPR family protein codes for MASIVKATNRQTAVTENNLASRQKIHREVEECFESQPEGRQLYYERRSGQYDTSAVAKPRIITFMQLTRAYAAMIFDNAAWFGHYKQILNEHRDRIFRESDGPFPYYTSAAALFCIDRMFTDKRIPRLYNSARFHLLAGVRLTLIGPRMPSGGRPLNDACNTILDVMWDPVASEELVRSLLPPLIRAKGETESTFGTVARTKRFGEDYRRLLLEAGHSERKQR; via the coding sequence ATTGCATCGATAGTGAAGGCCACCAACCGGCAGACCGCGGTGACCGAGAACAACCTTGCCTCTCGGCAGAAGATTCATCGCGAGGTGGAAGAGTGCTTCGAAAGCCAGCCGGAGGGCAGGCAGCTCTACTATGAGCGACGGTCCGGGCAGTATGACACGTCGGCCGTCGCGAAACCGAGAATCATCACCTTCATGCAGTTGACTCGTGCCTATGCGGCGATGATTTTCGATAACGCGGCCTGGTTTGGACATTACAAGCAAATTCTCAACGAACACCGGGACCGTATATTCCGGGAGTCCGACGGCCCGTTTCCGTACTACACCAGCGCAGCCGCTCTATTCTGCATTGATCGAATGTTCACCGACAAGCGGATCCCCCGGCTCTACAACTCGGCGCGCTTTCACCTGCTCGCGGGGGTGCGGCTCACTCTGATCGGGCCGAGAATGCCGAGTGGCGGTCGCCCTTTGAACGATGCCTGCAACACGATCCTGGACGTCATGTGGGATCCGGTGGCCTCGGAGGAATTGGTTCGTTCGCTGCTGCCGCCTCTGATCAGAGCCAAGGGCGAGACGGAGTCGACGTTCGGCACTGTCGCTCGTACCAAACGGTTCGGCGAGGACTACCGCCGGCTTCTGCTCGAAGCTGGGCATAGCGAGAGGAAGCAGCGATGA
- a CDS encoding FAD-dependent oxidoreductase — MTDVTVVGGGIIGLTAARWLHEAGARVTVIAADPPENTVSAVAAAVWYPTHQDPDPRVLAWSALAYHEFTRQAHDGVPGVLLRRTRMRVDDETLPWWAPAAGDIRWKDGELHFTAPLVEMAAYLPWLARDLTVVRRRVSTLDDLPGIVVNATGLAARELAGDHAVEPARGHVVLVENPGLDVSIRDESRSLYIHPRSRDVVLGGTFEQGRGDLSPDPSAAEAIRARCVEVEPALGHARVLGERIGLRPTRRGGPRLERVGDVIHCYGHGGAGMTMSWGCAREVTEAALRVF; from the coding sequence ATGACCGACGTGACGGTGGTGGGTGGCGGGATCATCGGGCTGACCGCGGCGCGGTGGCTGCACGAGGCCGGCGCCCGGGTGACCGTGATCGCGGCGGACCCGCCGGAGAACACGGTGTCCGCGGTGGCGGCCGCGGTCTGGTACCCGACGCACCAGGATCCGGACCCGCGCGTGCTGGCCTGGTCCGCGCTCGCCTACCACGAGTTCACCCGCCAGGCCCACGACGGCGTGCCGGGCGTGCTGCTCCGCCGCACCCGGATGCGTGTCGACGACGAAACCCTCCCCTGGTGGGCGCCCGCGGCCGGCGACATCCGGTGGAAGGACGGCGAGCTGCACTTCACCGCCCCGCTGGTCGAGATGGCCGCCTACCTGCCGTGGCTGGCCCGCGACCTGACCGTGGTCCGGCGGCGGGTGTCCACGCTGGACGACCTGCCCGGCATCGTGGTCAACGCGACCGGCCTGGCCGCCCGCGAGCTGGCCGGCGACCACGCGGTGGAGCCGGCCCGCGGCCACGTCGTGCTGGTCGAGAACCCCGGCCTGGACGTCTCGATCCGGGACGAGTCCCGCTCGCTCTACATCCACCCGCGCAGCCGGGACGTGGTGCTCGGCGGCACGTTCGAGCAGGGCCGCGGCGACCTGAGCCCGGATCCGTCGGCGGCCGAGGCGATCCGGGCGCGCTGCGTCGAGGTGGAGCCGGCCCTCGGGCACGCGCGCGTGCTGGGCGAGAGGATCGGCCTGCGCCCCACCCGGCGCGGCGGTCCTCGCCTGGAACGCGTGGGCGACGTGATCCACTGCTACGGCCACGGCGGCGCCGGGATGACGATGTCCTGGGGCTGCGCACGGGAGGTCACCGAGGCGGCTCTCAGAGTATTCTGA
- a CDS encoding helix-turn-helix transcriptional regulator, translating into MGTGADSSEITLTTDVSAHGVPLVGRAALLGAIENRLRSGGGVVLTGPSGIGKTAILDAVAQRGDRVLRLAATAAERFLPFAGMAELLAQIPEDVVERLPGPQRAAFDTMLVRRGDSRGRGGRAELARRLAWQSCLEALSEAQPVLLIIDDAQWLDGASADVIGYASRRLADRPIRAVIAQRSPESPAVRTRVTHLSPPPVQELTVPPLAEEDVTALLDAHGLNYWAAARLHADSGGNPYLALALAGAFAFDDPPAGNARPWRPWRLPEQVRAALVDRLDALPAAVRETLFTAALTTRPTAAQLRMAGRPDADRELRAAEAAGLISVDHGVVHFTPPAVATVLAEEAPADRRSATHRQLAATASDPVERIRHRALANDHPDAEIARSLVSAAETALQRGASGLVADLYLLAADRTGGDLLPERMEWLVAAAEAAASAGRRELCVRAAESVFTADASPAQRVRARIAVLDASGQSIGVMEEVLSAALADAGEDPALLAPLRLRLAWQRHHQGKTELAEREAKAAVRLARMVGDTWVESMAGAIVAQVTRASGRPEYLQVLAEALDVPTEPGRGMLHLTPRFLAVRFALFDDRLTEARAELLRMLPEAERSGLEELLDILRNLAEVAGRDGHTREALDYAARAARLFQENDLPLGPSWYTLAMAELAGGSPARALSYAERGMLSSEADADMIYLTRNLHVLGQAQLATGDNDAALATLRRLQRLEADRGYTDPSTLRWHGDLITALVNAGEAAAAAEVVTEAREAAQRLKRSRGVLAELDRAEALILVHQGEAAAGAALAAGAAKTFADLGQPIAQGNALLTLGRAERRRRRYAAARAAIESARDIFSRAHATPWTQRAQRALATLTVGAQRRAPEEETTGGEGLTSTEARIAALVRQGASNREIAAQLYLSVKTVEATLTRIYRKIGVRSRTQLASRLGPGEG; encoded by the coding sequence GTGGGGACGGGCGCCGACAGTTCGGAGATCACGCTGACTACCGACGTCTCGGCCCACGGCGTGCCCCTGGTGGGGCGTGCGGCGCTGCTCGGTGCGATCGAGAACCGGCTGCGGTCCGGCGGTGGCGTGGTGCTGACCGGGCCGAGCGGCATCGGCAAGACCGCGATCCTCGACGCGGTGGCCCAGCGCGGCGACCGCGTGCTCCGGCTGGCCGCCACCGCGGCCGAACGCTTCCTGCCGTTCGCGGGGATGGCCGAGTTGCTCGCCCAGATCCCGGAGGACGTCGTCGAGCGGCTCCCCGGGCCGCAGCGGGCCGCGTTCGACACCATGCTGGTGCGCCGCGGCGACTCCCGCGGCCGGGGCGGGCGCGCCGAGCTGGCCCGCCGCCTGGCCTGGCAGAGCTGCCTGGAGGCGCTCAGCGAGGCGCAGCCGGTCCTGCTGATCATCGACGACGCGCAGTGGCTCGACGGCGCGTCCGCGGACGTGATCGGTTACGCCAGCCGGCGGCTCGCCGACCGGCCGATCCGCGCCGTGATCGCGCAGCGCTCGCCGGAGAGCCCGGCCGTCCGGACCCGGGTGACGCACCTGAGCCCGCCGCCGGTGCAGGAGCTGACCGTGCCACCGCTGGCCGAGGAGGACGTGACCGCGCTGCTCGACGCGCACGGCCTGAACTACTGGGCCGCGGCCCGGCTGCACGCGGACAGCGGCGGCAACCCCTACCTCGCGCTGGCGCTGGCCGGCGCGTTCGCGTTCGACGACCCGCCGGCCGGCAACGCCCGGCCGTGGCGTCCCTGGCGGCTGCCGGAGCAGGTGCGCGCCGCGCTGGTCGACCGGCTCGACGCGTTGCCCGCCGCGGTCCGGGAGACTCTGTTCACCGCCGCGCTCACCACCCGGCCGACCGCGGCCCAGCTGCGGATGGCCGGCCGGCCGGACGCGGACCGGGAGCTGCGCGCCGCCGAGGCCGCCGGGCTGATCTCCGTCGATCACGGCGTCGTGCACTTCACCCCGCCCGCGGTCGCGACCGTGCTGGCCGAGGAGGCACCGGCCGACCGCCGGTCCGCGACCCACCGGCAGCTGGCCGCGACCGCGTCCGACCCGGTCGAGCGCATCCGGCACCGCGCGCTGGCCAACGACCACCCGGACGCGGAGATCGCCCGATCGCTGGTGTCCGCGGCCGAGACCGCGCTGCAGCGTGGCGCGTCCGGCCTGGTCGCCGACCTCTACCTGCTGGCCGCGGACCGGACCGGCGGCGATCTGCTCCCGGAGCGGATGGAGTGGCTGGTCGCCGCCGCCGAGGCGGCCGCGTCCGCGGGCCGCCGCGAGTTGTGCGTGCGCGCGGCCGAGTCGGTCTTCACCGCGGACGCGTCGCCGGCCCAGCGGGTCCGGGCCCGGATCGCGGTGCTGGACGCGTCCGGCCAGTCGATCGGCGTGATGGAGGAGGTGCTCTCCGCCGCGCTGGCCGACGCCGGCGAGGACCCCGCGCTGCTCGCCCCGCTGCGGCTGCGACTGGCCTGGCAGCGGCACCACCAGGGCAAGACCGAGCTGGCCGAGCGCGAGGCGAAGGCGGCGGTCCGGCTGGCCCGGATGGTCGGCGACACCTGGGTGGAGAGCATGGCCGGCGCGATCGTCGCCCAGGTGACGCGCGCCTCCGGCCGCCCCGAGTACCTGCAGGTGCTGGCCGAGGCGCTGGACGTGCCGACCGAGCCGGGCCGCGGCATGCTGCACCTCACGCCGCGCTTCCTGGCCGTCCGGTTCGCGCTCTTCGACGACCGGCTCACCGAGGCTCGCGCCGAGCTGCTGCGCATGCTGCCGGAGGCGGAGCGCAGCGGGCTGGAGGAGCTGCTCGACATCCTGCGCAACCTGGCCGAGGTGGCCGGCCGGGACGGCCACACCCGGGAGGCACTCGACTACGCGGCCCGCGCCGCACGGCTCTTCCAGGAGAACGACCTGCCGCTCGGCCCCAGCTGGTACACGCTGGCGATGGCGGAGCTGGCCGGCGGCAGCCCGGCCCGCGCGCTGTCCTACGCGGAGCGCGGCATGCTCTCCTCCGAGGCGGACGCCGACATGATCTACCTGACCCGCAACCTGCACGTGCTCGGCCAGGCCCAGCTGGCCACCGGCGACAACGACGCCGCGCTGGCCACGCTGCGCCGGCTGCAGCGCCTGGAGGCGGACCGCGGCTACACCGACCCGTCCACGCTGCGCTGGCACGGCGACCTGATCACCGCGCTGGTCAACGCGGGTGAGGCGGCCGCCGCGGCCGAGGTGGTGACGGAGGCGCGGGAGGCGGCGCAGCGACTCAAACGCTCCCGCGGCGTGCTCGCCGAACTCGACCGCGCGGAGGCGCTGATCCTGGTCCACCAGGGCGAGGCCGCGGCCGGCGCGGCGCTGGCGGCCGGCGCGGCGAAGACGTTCGCGGACCTGGGCCAGCCGATCGCGCAGGGAAACGCGCTGCTCACTCTGGGCCGCGCCGAACGCCGCCGCCGGCGGTACGCGGCCGCACGCGCCGCGATCGAGTCCGCACGCGACATCTTCAGCCGCGCACACGCCACACCCTGGACGCAGCGGGCACAGCGCGCGCTGGCCACGCTCACCGTGGGGGCGCAGCGGCGCGCGCCGGAGGAGGAGACGACCGGCGGCGAGGGCCTGACCTCGACGGAGGCGCGGATCGCCGCGCTGGTCCGGCAGGGCGCGAGCAACCGGGAGATCGCCGCCCAGCTCTACCTGAGCGTGAAGACGGTCGAGGCGACGCTCACCCGGATCTACCGCAAGATCGGCGTCCGTTCCCGCACCCAGCTGGCCTCCCGGCTCGGTCCCGGGGAAGGCTGA
- a CDS encoding TRAP transporter permease produces MLDGGGPATRPAAVRDPVPEPAYDDEERPSRELGGVPAHVVGGVALAISLLALWQVFRPIAQGSQFYLIFFLAGVLPLVFVAYRSGARLAVLGGGDRPAIADWVLAVLAAVVCLYPVLPFRGGYDGFLDRQGLLDPVDVLLGAALLLLVLEAARRTTGWALPVVCLLFLAYGYYGGLLPQHWSVAHLGLDFAQIVDALYNSGSGFYGTPLDVAATYIVLFTLYGAVLDLSGAGRFFVDLSVAAFRRSRSAAGRTAVTAGFLLGTVSGSGTATAVSVGAVTWPILRRAGYPAERAGGMLAAAGVGAILSPPTLGAAAFIVAEYTQVSYLTVLGWAMIPTVLYYLGILLAVEIDARKLGTRPVEVAADSPWRLLARFGYHFSSLILIVVLLAAGVTATRAVVFATLAAFALAFLDPRTRPTPRSTAAALAAGTRGVLPVAAVCAAAGVITATTTKTGLGTKLAAWLIGNAQAIADHPTVVLALTVLAAAVALSLLGLAVPVTASFIIGWVIVGPALLQLGVPAPAVAMFVFYYSVLSEVTPPTALAAVGAASITGGRIVPTMWQALRYALPAFLAPIAFVLTPAGSYLLGRGPLLSVLWATAAALAGVAALAVATGGWVLGIGPAGVPARVCAALGGLLLLYLNPIGIAAGALLVVSAVVITAVFPGVSSVVPSERGGEA; encoded by the coding sequence ATGTTGGACGGTGGAGGCCCGGCCACGCGTCCCGCCGCCGTGCGCGACCCCGTCCCGGAACCCGCGTACGACGACGAGGAACGCCCATCCCGCGAACTCGGCGGCGTGCCCGCGCACGTGGTCGGCGGCGTCGCGCTCGCGATCTCGCTGCTCGCGCTCTGGCAGGTGTTCCGGCCGATAGCCCAGGGCAGCCAGTTCTACCTGATCTTCTTCCTGGCCGGCGTGCTGCCGCTGGTCTTCGTCGCCTACCGCTCCGGCGCGCGCCTCGCCGTGCTCGGCGGCGGCGACCGGCCCGCGATCGCCGACTGGGTTCTCGCCGTGCTCGCGGCCGTGGTCTGCCTCTACCCGGTGCTGCCGTTCCGCGGCGGTTACGACGGCTTCCTCGACCGCCAGGGCCTGCTCGACCCGGTCGACGTGCTGCTCGGCGCGGCCCTGCTGCTGCTCGTGCTGGAGGCCGCCCGGCGTACCACCGGCTGGGCACTGCCCGTGGTCTGCCTGCTCTTCCTGGCGTACGGATACTACGGCGGCCTGCTGCCGCAGCACTGGTCCGTCGCGCACCTCGGGCTGGACTTCGCACAGATCGTGGACGCGCTCTACAACTCCGGCAGCGGGTTCTACGGCACGCCGCTCGACGTCGCCGCCACCTACATCGTGCTGTTCACGCTCTACGGCGCGGTCCTCGACCTCTCCGGCGCCGGCCGGTTCTTCGTCGACCTGTCCGTCGCCGCGTTCCGCCGCTCGCGCAGCGCGGCCGGCCGCACCGCGGTCACCGCCGGGTTCCTGCTCGGCACGGTCTCCGGCTCCGGCACCGCGACCGCGGTCAGCGTCGGCGCGGTCACCTGGCCGATATTGCGCCGCGCCGGATATCCCGCGGAACGCGCCGGCGGCATGCTCGCGGCGGCCGGCGTCGGCGCGATCCTGTCCCCGCCCACGCTCGGCGCGGCCGCGTTCATCGTCGCGGAGTACACCCAGGTCTCCTACCTGACCGTGCTCGGCTGGGCGATGATCCCGACGGTCCTCTACTACCTCGGCATCCTGCTCGCGGTCGAGATCGACGCGCGCAAGCTCGGCACCCGGCCGGTCGAGGTCGCCGCGGACTCGCCGTGGCGGCTGCTGGCCCGCTTCGGCTACCACTTCTCGTCGCTGATCCTGATCGTGGTGCTGCTCGCCGCCGGTGTGACCGCCACCCGCGCGGTCGTCTTCGCCACGCTCGCCGCGTTCGCGCTGGCCTTCCTCGACCCGCGCACCCGGCCGACGCCGCGCTCGACCGCGGCCGCGCTCGCCGCCGGGACACGCGGAGTGCTGCCGGTCGCCGCGGTCTGCGCCGCCGCCGGCGTCATCACCGCCACCACCACCAAGACCGGCCTGGGTACGAAGCTGGCCGCCTGGCTGATCGGCAACGCGCAGGCGATCGCGGACCACCCGACCGTGGTGCTGGCGCTGACCGTGCTCGCCGCCGCGGTCGCGCTCAGCCTGCTCGGCCTGGCCGTGCCGGTCACCGCGTCGTTCATCATCGGCTGGGTCATCGTCGGCCCCGCGCTGCTGCAACTCGGCGTGCCCGCGCCGGCCGTCGCCATGTTCGTCTTCTACTACTCGGTGCTCTCCGAGGTGACGCCGCCGACCGCGCTGGCCGCGGTCGGCGCGGCCTCGATCACCGGCGGGCGGATCGTGCCCACCATGTGGCAGGCCCTGCGGTACGCGCTGCCCGCGTTCCTGGCACCGATCGCGTTCGTGCTGACGCCGGCCGGGTCGTACCTGCTCGGCCGCGGTCCCCTGCTGAGCGTGCTCTGGGCCACGGCCGCCGCGCTGGCCGGCGTGGCCGCGCTGGCCGTGGCGACCGGCGGCTGGGTGCTCGGCATCGGCCCGGCCGGCGTGCCCGCGCGCGTGTGCGCCGCGCTGGGCGGGCTGCTGCTGCTCTACCTGAATCCGATCGGCATCGCGGCCGGCGCGCTGCTGGTCGTGTCCGCCGTGGTGATCACCGCCGTTTTTCCTGGTGTGTCTTCTGTCGTGCCGTCCGAACGGGGAGGAGAGGCCTGA
- a CDS encoding TetR/AcrR family transcriptional regulator, whose translation MTRRLAEVRLDALLRTACDVIAERGLANTRTADVARAAGVSQALVFYHFATKERLLAQAFAYAAEQDLQKLDAILQSQTPPLDRLRKLVRLYAPGTRAKAWTMWIDGWSESPRTPELEKVSRRRVLRWREAVREVIAEGVRDGSFTCEDAQGAAWRITSLIDGLAVQSSAHPRIVPKAAIGGWVNEAVARELTIKPEQLA comes from the coding sequence GTGACCAGACGCCTAGCCGAGGTACGGCTCGACGCATTACTGCGTACGGCCTGCGACGTCATCGCCGAACGCGGCCTCGCGAACACGCGGACCGCCGATGTCGCACGCGCGGCCGGTGTCAGTCAGGCACTGGTCTTCTACCATTTCGCGACCAAGGAACGACTGCTCGCCCAGGCATTCGCCTATGCCGCCGAGCAGGACCTGCAGAAACTCGATGCGATCCTGCAATCCCAGACGCCGCCGCTGGACCGTCTGCGCAAGCTGGTGCGCCTTTACGCACCGGGCACGCGCGCGAAGGCGTGGACGATGTGGATCGACGGCTGGTCCGAGTCGCCACGCACGCCGGAGCTGGAGAAGGTCTCCCGCCGCCGCGTGCTCCGCTGGCGCGAGGCGGTCCGCGAGGTCATCGCGGAGGGCGTTCGCGACGGCTCGTTCACCTGCGAGGACGCGCAGGGCGCCGCGTGGCGCATCACGTCGCTGATCGACGGCCTCGCGGTGCAGTCCTCCGCCCACCCCCGCATAGTCCCGAAGGCCGCGATCGGCGGCTGGGTCAACGAGGCGGTCGCCCGCGAACTCACCATCAAGCCGGAACAGCTGGCCTGA
- a CDS encoding LacI family DNA-binding transcriptional regulator: MQVAGPTISIRDVAIHAGVSVGTVSNVLNRPDIVAPSTRTRVLDAITSLGFVPNESARQLRRGRGRSLGLVVLDVANPFFTDVAKGVEEATGPAGLPVIFCNSDGDAAKESAYLDLLEEQRVQGVLITPVDDANARLLRLRERGVLVVLLDRVSPRTEICSVSVNDVHGGEQALRHLVEMGHERVAFVGGPWSLPQVRDRFRGGVRALAAAGLPADALRRCETPSPTVAAGRDAAARILGTSKGARATAVFCANDLLALGVLQGLTRQRIRVPEEIALVGYDDIDFAAAAAVPITSVRQPRQRLGRTAAELLLDEATDPETHVHRQVVFEPELVVRESSQFTRGAGTP; this comes from the coding sequence ATGCAGGTGGCGGGTCCGACGATCAGCATCCGGGACGTGGCGATCCATGCGGGCGTGTCCGTGGGCACGGTCTCCAATGTGCTCAACCGTCCGGACATCGTCGCCCCGAGCACCCGCACCCGCGTGCTGGACGCGATCACCTCGCTCGGCTTCGTGCCGAACGAGTCGGCCCGGCAGCTGCGCCGCGGCCGGGGCCGGTCACTGGGCCTGGTGGTGCTGGACGTGGCGAACCCGTTCTTCACGGACGTGGCGAAGGGCGTGGAGGAGGCGACCGGCCCGGCCGGCCTCCCGGTGATCTTCTGCAACTCGGACGGCGACGCGGCCAAGGAGTCGGCCTACCTCGACCTGCTGGAGGAGCAGCGGGTGCAGGGCGTACTGATCACGCCGGTCGACGACGCGAACGCGCGGCTGCTGCGGCTGCGCGAGCGCGGCGTGCTGGTGGTGCTGCTGGACCGGGTGTCGCCGCGCACGGAGATCTGCTCCGTCTCGGTCAACGACGTGCACGGCGGCGAGCAGGCGCTTCGGCACCTGGTCGAGATGGGGCACGAGCGGGTCGCGTTCGTCGGCGGGCCGTGGAGCCTGCCGCAGGTGCGGGACCGGTTCCGGGGCGGCGTGCGGGCGCTGGCCGCGGCCGGGCTGCCGGCGGACGCGCTGCGCCGGTGCGAGACGCCGAGCCCGACCGTGGCGGCGGGCCGGGACGCGGCAGCGCGCATCCTGGGCACGTCGAAGGGGGCCCGGGCGACCGCGGTCTTCTGCGCGAACGATCTGCTGGCGCTGGGCGTCTTGCAGGGCCTGACGAGGCAGCGCATTCGCGTACCGGAAGAAATCGCGCTTGTCGGATATGACGATATTGACTTCGCGGCCGCGGCGGCCGTGCCGATCACGTCGGTCCGCCAGCCGCGCCAGCGCCTCGGCCGGACCGCCGCCGAGCTGCTGCTCGACGAGGCCACCGACCCCGAGACGCACGTCCACCGGCAGGTCGTCTTCGAGCCGGAGCTGGTCGTGCGCGAGTCGAGCCAGTTCACCCGCGGTGCCGGGACACCGTAA
- a CDS encoding alginate lyase family protein produces MKITRTRVAAFGVVVVLAVFAAVAAIRWPEEQPVAEVVREPAVLAAPADGAFRHPGVLVGADDLGLVKERVAEGAEPWASAFAQMKGTRYGDADWQPDPRAVVECGPYSNPDLGCVDEAEDGVAAYTQALLWNLTGEEKHALAAIRIIDAWAGVLERHTNVNGPLQAAWSAVPMVRAAELIRYSYGGWDPAPAEAMFRDVYLPEVIDGATWTNGNWELIMMEAATGIAVFLDDRATWDRAVERFRGRIKAYIYLESDGTLPVAPPGETNVPEERLISYWHGQRDLRDGVTQETCRDFGHAGWGLSAASHVAETARLQGLDLWSEIAPRMTAALNLHMPYALGEKAPSWLCDGEPDTESYAPLPEAARHHLVDRLGLALPSTTAYVQRYRPAEAAYFFAWETVTHGG; encoded by the coding sequence GTGAAGATCACCCGTACCCGTGTCGCGGCTTTCGGTGTGGTCGTCGTGCTGGCCGTGTTCGCGGCGGTGGCGGCGATCCGGTGGCCGGAGGAGCAGCCGGTGGCCGAGGTGGTGCGGGAGCCGGCGGTGCTCGCGGCGCCGGCGGACGGTGCGTTCCGGCATCCCGGCGTGCTGGTCGGGGCGGACGATCTGGGGCTCGTCAAGGAGCGGGTGGCCGAGGGGGCGGAGCCGTGGGCGTCGGCGTTCGCGCAGATGAAGGGAACGCGGTACGGGGACGCGGACTGGCAGCCGGATCCGCGCGCGGTCGTCGAGTGCGGGCCGTACTCGAACCCGGACCTCGGGTGCGTGGACGAGGCGGAGGACGGCGTCGCGGCGTACACGCAGGCCCTGCTCTGGAATTTGACCGGGGAAGAGAAGCACGCGCTGGCCGCGATCCGGATCATCGACGCCTGGGCGGGCGTGCTGGAACGGCATACGAACGTGAACGGCCCGCTCCAGGCCGCGTGGTCGGCGGTGCCGATGGTGCGCGCGGCCGAGCTGATCCGGTACAGCTACGGCGGCTGGGACCCGGCGCCGGCCGAGGCGATGTTCCGCGACGTGTACCTGCCCGAGGTGATCGACGGCGCGACCTGGACGAACGGCAACTGGGAACTGATCATGATGGAGGCCGCGACCGGGATCGCGGTGTTCCTGGACGACCGGGCGACGTGGGACCGCGCGGTGGAGCGCTTCCGCGGACGAATAAAAGCCTACATATACCTAGAATCCGACGGTACGCTGCCGGTCGCGCCGCCCGGGGAGACGAACGTGCCGGAGGAGCGGCTGATCTCCTACTGGCACGGCCAGCGGGATCTGCGGGACGGCGTCACGCAGGAGACCTGCCGCGACTTCGGGCACGCCGGCTGGGGCCTGTCCGCGGCGTCGCACGTGGCCGAGACCGCGCGGCTGCAGGGCCTGGACCTGTGGTCGGAGATCGCACCGCGGATGACGGCCGCGCTCAACCTGCACATGCCCTACGCGCTGGGCGAGAAGGCGCCGTCCTGGCTCTGCGACGGCGAGCCGGACACGGAGTCCTACGCACCGCTGCCCGAGGCGGCCCGCCACCACCTGGTGGACCGCCTCGGCCTGGCCCTGCCGTCCACCACGGCATACGTCCAGCGATATCGCCCGGCCGAGGCCGCCTACTTCTTCGCCTGGGAGACCGTCACCCACGGCGGTTGA
- a CDS encoding TAXI family TRAP transporter solute-binding subunit encodes MRTVGAVVGCGLALVLVASGCGGRQDRSATDTGGEVTCQVAGETRIGIATGNVGGVYYTMGNAFAEQVATATGGTVKATAAETGASVQNIQQLVAGTYGVAFSLADTAADAVNGTGAFDAPQPVAALARIHTNYTQVIARTSAGITDVASMRGKRVSTGSPRSGTEVIANRLLTAAGLDPATDIQAQRLDLTKTVDGIKDGSIDAFFWSGGLPTPNLTDLFTTSASSVRFVDITPLLPAMKQVNPVYEQGGIPAATYKLPADTPTIVVPNVLLVKNDLDANVACALTKALFDRKDQITQVSPAAAELAVDTARKTDPVPLHRGAAEALTLLGG; translated from the coding sequence ATGCGTACCGTCGGGGCTGTTGTGGGTTGTGGTCTGGCTCTTGTGCTGGTGGCCAGCGGATGCGGAGGGCGGCAGGACCGGTCCGCCACGGACACCGGCGGCGAGGTGACGTGCCAGGTCGCGGGCGAGACCCGGATCGGCATCGCCACCGGCAACGTCGGCGGCGTCTACTACACGATGGGCAACGCGTTCGCCGAGCAGGTCGCGACCGCCACCGGCGGCACCGTCAAGGCGACCGCCGCCGAGACCGGCGCCTCAGTGCAGAACATCCAGCAACTCGTCGCGGGTACGTACGGAGTGGCGTTCTCCCTGGCCGACACCGCCGCCGACGCGGTCAACGGCACCGGCGCGTTCGACGCTCCCCAGCCCGTCGCGGCACTCGCGCGAATCCACACGAACTACACCCAGGTGATCGCCCGCACGTCCGCCGGCATCACCGACGTGGCCTCCATGCGCGGCAAGCGCGTCTCCACCGGCTCCCCGCGCTCCGGCACCGAGGTCATCGCGAACCGCCTGCTCACCGCGGCCGGCCTCGACCCCGCCACGGACATCCAGGCCCAGCGCCTCGACCTCACCAAGACCGTCGACGGCATCAAGGACGGCAGCATCGACGCGTTCTTCTGGTCCGGCGGCCTCCCCACCCCCAACCTGACCGACCTGTTCACCACGTCCGCGTCGTCCGTGCGCTTCGTCGACATCACGCCGCTGCTGCCCGCGATGAAGCAGGTCAACCCGGTCTACGAGCAGGGCGGCATCCCCGCCGCGACCTACAAACTGCCCGCCGACACCCCGACCATCGTGGTCCCGAACGTCCTGCTCGTGAAGAACGACCTCGACGCGAACGTCGCCTGCGCCCTCACCAAGGCCCTCTTCGACCGCAAGGACCAGATCACCCAGGTCTCTCCCGCCGCCGCCGAACTGGCCGTCGACACCGCCCGCAAGACCGACCCGGTCCCCCTCCACCGCGGCGCCGCCGAGGCGTTGACCCTGCTCGGCGGCTAG